A genome region from Streptomyces sp. S4.7 includes the following:
- a CDS encoding GntR family transcriptional regulator, giving the protein MELGSAHDGATAPRQASGRTRAEDAPRVPDQARGEHTHDALRAVPATSPEPGVRRTVRRYSVRGQVLDALRTALVSGELVPGEVYSGPALGERFGVSATPVREAMQQLVLEGAVEVVPNRGFRVAERTARDLSELAEVRALIEVPVMLRLARTVAADRWAQLRPLAEVTATAAAHGDLAAYADHDRAFHGALLGLSGNRQLVLVADDLHRRAQWPLVGAPRTVRAELVADAAEHSALLDALIAGDLPVVRSLVRQHFTGGAG; this is encoded by the coding sequence ATGGAGCTGGGCAGCGCGCACGACGGTGCGACCGCCCCCCGGCAGGCGTCGGGCCGTACGCGGGCCGAGGACGCCCCGCGAGTCCCGGACCAGGCGCGCGGCGAGCACACCCACGACGCGCTCCGCGCCGTGCCCGCCACCTCGCCCGAGCCCGGCGTACGCCGTACCGTGCGGCGGTACTCCGTACGCGGCCAGGTCCTCGACGCGCTCCGTACCGCCCTCGTCAGCGGCGAGCTGGTGCCCGGCGAGGTCTACTCAGGGCCCGCGCTCGGCGAGCGCTTCGGAGTGTCGGCCACCCCCGTGCGCGAGGCCATGCAGCAGCTCGTACTCGAAGGCGCCGTCGAGGTCGTCCCCAACCGGGGCTTCCGGGTCGCCGAGCGCACCGCCCGCGATCTGTCCGAGCTGGCCGAGGTACGGGCGCTGATCGAGGTCCCGGTGATGCTGAGGCTGGCGCGGACCGTCGCGGCCGATCGCTGGGCGCAGCTGCGCCCACTGGCCGAGGTGACCGCCACGGCGGCGGCGCACGGCGATCTCGCCGCCTACGCGGACCACGACCGCGCCTTCCACGGCGCGCTCCTCGGCCTCTCCGGCAACCGGCAGCTGGTCCTGGTCGCCGACGACCTCCACCGCCGCGCGCAGTGGCCGCTCGTCGGCGCGCCGAGGACGGTCAGGGCCGAGCTCGTCGCGGACGCCGCCGAGCACTCCGCCCTGCTCGACGCGTTGATCGCCGGCGATCTGCCGGTCGTACGCTCGCTCGTACGACAGCACTT